A part of Streptomyces sp. NBC_00557 genomic DNA contains:
- the drmA gene encoding DISARM system helicase DrmA, with amino-acid sequence MTQQPLTGPGPEPAAGPAAPVLSAPTHRQLRDKLAELVVRDLLGPTGDEPEELSEGNPLDHYIIGRLAPGGVREEGDSDLKTVGKVVEPETLEEPGMAPEQEPEAGDPDPSAPSMPSLHPSTLGLTLRVARDIQELRVDCTWARYERGESEIEGNHRRVWRRVPCSGTVTVKLAEGRLAAQPVHPRDFPHIVVRGRARLHEGSWLVSLFLVNGQENKSGCTHWMFQASMTVAGAPGTAPFLPRRAVELPGDDHDERRSLAMTYRFHPEFAVGHGTGVHAEADPADARRAVRLTTTATPSYEIPHTDVPDPRRDPRDEDLPELGDLVLDMRELSRLEAAPLRAALQPLVDGYRSWIERQRRSVDDPAVGLDAYRAEALENLRLAGVAADRIQAGIDVLRDDPDALDAFRFANRAMWHQRVHTIAAADRRRTPALSLDEAVRAADLPENRSWRPFQLAFLLLNLPSLADPAHPERADDRGALADLLWFPTGGGKTEAYLGLTAFTLAVRRRTPHLGGLDAEHGVAVIMRYTLRLLTIQQFQRAAALICACEVIRREEPARWGDNPFRIGLWVGGRVTPNTTDQAAEWVKERKKDKGFSGFGRTGSPHQLTSCPWCGAKMEAGRDIAVEPTLRRTFITCPDAYECPFGAAAFGLPAEQRGLPILVVDEEIYRLPPSLVIATVDKFAQLPWRGETQALFGQVSRRCTRHGYVTPSAVDNDWESSSHPPGNGHPAASTVDAQRVRPPDLIVQDELHLISGPLGSLTGLYETAVDLLSTWEPEPGRSVRPKVIASTATVRRADRQIHDLFARRTAVFPPSGLDADDTFFARRRDTAETPGRRYVGICAQGVRTKSVAIRVFVAQLAAAQHLYETYGPSDLTDPYMTLVGYFNSLRDLGGMRRLVEDDVSARLLRADRRGLAARRIGEPAELTSRMASEAIPDILAKLDLAFGRRPKGSPRPIDVLLATNMIAVGVDVARLGVMVVNNQPKSTAEYIQATSRVGRRAPGLVFTVLNWARPRDLSHYETFESFHASIYQHVEALSVTPFADRAVDRGLTGVLASLVRNLKPDYNPNRGAQWVDRRGEVVSHAVRSLELRARDVLADQHVVNEVRTRLDARLDYWEQKRRAPGAVLGYRAAKRQGDVAPLLLEPDSGPWRLMTCPTSLREVEPPIRLIFTGATGPEPDEEPPYAPRVQDDDHAGPADGDDDPWERT; translated from the coding sequence GTGACCCAGCAGCCTCTCACCGGCCCCGGTCCCGAGCCGGCCGCCGGCCCCGCCGCACCGGTGCTGTCCGCGCCCACGCACCGGCAACTGCGCGACAAGCTCGCCGAGCTGGTCGTGCGCGACCTCCTGGGCCCCACCGGGGACGAGCCGGAGGAGTTGTCGGAGGGCAACCCCCTGGACCACTACATCATCGGGCGGCTGGCACCCGGCGGTGTCCGCGAGGAGGGCGACTCCGACCTGAAGACCGTCGGCAAGGTCGTCGAGCCCGAGACGCTCGAGGAGCCGGGCATGGCCCCCGAGCAGGAGCCCGAGGCCGGCGACCCCGACCCGTCCGCGCCGTCCATGCCGAGCCTGCACCCGTCGACGCTGGGACTGACCCTGCGGGTGGCGCGCGACATCCAGGAGCTGAGGGTCGACTGCACCTGGGCGCGCTACGAGCGCGGCGAGTCGGAGATCGAGGGAAACCACCGGCGGGTCTGGCGCCGGGTGCCCTGTTCGGGCACCGTCACCGTGAAGCTGGCGGAGGGCAGACTCGCCGCCCAGCCGGTGCACCCGCGGGACTTCCCCCACATCGTGGTGCGTGGCCGGGCCCGGCTGCACGAGGGTTCCTGGCTGGTCTCGCTGTTCCTGGTCAACGGGCAGGAGAACAAGTCGGGCTGCACCCACTGGATGTTCCAGGCCTCGATGACCGTGGCGGGCGCTCCGGGCACCGCTCCGTTCCTGCCGCGCCGGGCCGTCGAACTGCCCGGAGACGACCACGACGAGCGCCGCTCGCTCGCCATGACCTACCGCTTCCACCCCGAGTTCGCCGTCGGCCACGGCACCGGCGTGCACGCCGAGGCCGACCCGGCGGACGCCCGGCGCGCCGTACGCCTGACCACGACGGCCACCCCGTCGTACGAGATCCCGCACACCGACGTCCCCGATCCCCGCCGCGACCCGCGGGACGAGGACCTGCCCGAACTCGGCGACCTCGTGCTGGACATGCGCGAGCTGAGCCGACTGGAGGCCGCTCCCCTGCGGGCCGCGCTGCAGCCGCTCGTCGACGGGTACCGGTCTTGGATCGAGCGTCAGCGCCGGTCCGTCGACGATCCCGCCGTCGGCCTCGACGCCTACCGTGCCGAGGCCCTGGAGAACCTCCGGCTCGCCGGTGTGGCGGCCGACCGCATCCAGGCCGGCATCGACGTGCTGCGGGACGACCCCGACGCTCTCGACGCCTTCCGGTTCGCCAACCGTGCCATGTGGCACCAGCGTGTGCACACCATCGCGGCCGCAGACCGGCGCCGTACGCCCGCGCTGTCGCTGGACGAGGCGGTCCGCGCCGCCGACCTGCCGGAGAACCGCAGCTGGCGTCCCTTCCAGCTGGCGTTCCTGCTGCTCAACCTCCCGTCGCTCGCGGACCCCGCCCACCCCGAGCGCGCCGACGACCGCGGGGCGCTGGCCGACCTCCTGTGGTTCCCCACCGGTGGCGGCAAGACCGAGGCCTACCTCGGTCTGACCGCGTTCACCCTCGCCGTCCGCAGGCGCACGCCGCACCTCGGCGGCCTCGACGCCGAGCACGGCGTCGCCGTGATCATGCGGTACACGCTGCGTCTGCTCACCATCCAGCAGTTCCAGCGCGCCGCCGCACTGATCTGCGCCTGCGAGGTGATCCGCCGCGAGGAGCCTGCCCGCTGGGGCGACAACCCGTTCCGTATCGGTCTGTGGGTCGGTGGCCGCGTCACCCCCAACACCACCGACCAGGCCGCCGAGTGGGTCAAGGAACGCAAGAAGGACAAGGGGTTCAGCGGCTTCGGACGCACCGGGTCACCGCACCAGCTCACGAGTTGCCCCTGGTGCGGAGCGAAAATGGAGGCGGGCCGCGACATCGCCGTGGAGCCCACCCTGCGCCGGACGTTCATCACCTGCCCCGACGCCTACGAATGCCCCTTCGGGGCCGCCGCCTTCGGGCTGCCGGCCGAGCAGCGGGGACTGCCGATCCTCGTCGTCGACGAGGAGATCTACCGTCTCCCGCCGAGCCTCGTCATCGCCACGGTCGACAAGTTCGCCCAACTGCCGTGGCGGGGCGAGACGCAGGCCCTGTTCGGCCAGGTCTCTCGCCGGTGCACGCGCCACGGATACGTCACACCGTCCGCCGTCGACAACGACTGGGAGTCGTCCAGCCATCCGCCGGGCAACGGCCACCCGGCCGCTTCCACCGTGGACGCGCAGCGCGTGCGCCCGCCGGACCTGATCGTCCAGGACGAGCTGCACCTCATCTCCGGTCCTCTCGGCTCCCTCACCGGCCTCTACGAGACAGCCGTGGATCTGCTGTCCACCTGGGAGCCCGAACCGGGCCGGAGCGTGCGGCCGAAGGTCATCGCCTCCACCGCCACCGTGCGCCGTGCGGACCGGCAGATCCACGATCTCTTCGCCCGCCGCACGGCCGTCTTCCCGCCGTCCGGACTCGACGCCGACGACACGTTCTTCGCCCGGCGCCGCGACACCGCCGAGACCCCCGGCCGCCGCTACGTGGGCATCTGCGCCCAGGGTGTGCGGACCAAGTCCGTGGCGATCCGGGTGTTCGTCGCCCAGCTCGCCGCCGCCCAGCACCTGTACGAAACCTACGGCCCGAGCGACCTGACCGACCCGTACATGACGCTCGTCGGCTACTTCAACAGCCTGCGTGACCTCGGCGGCATGCGGCGGCTCGTCGAGGACGACGTGTCGGCGAGGCTGCTGCGGGCCGACCGCCGAGGGCTAGCCGCCCGCCGTATCGGAGAACCCGCCGAGCTGACCAGCCGCATGGCGTCCGAGGCCATCCCCGACATCCTGGCGAAACTCGACCTCGCGTTCGGCCGCAGGCCCAAGGGATCCCCCCGGCCCATCGACGTCCTGCTCGCCACCAACATGATCGCCGTCGGAGTCGACGTCGCCCGGCTCGGCGTCATGGTCGTCAACAACCAGCCCAAGTCGACCGCCGAGTACATCCAGGCCACGAGCCGCGTCGGCCGCCGCGCGCCCGGTCTCGTCTTCACCGTCCTCAACTGGGCCCGGCCGCGCGATCTCTCGCACTACGAGACCTTCGAGTCCTTCCACGCCAGCATCTACCAGCACGTCGAGGCCCTCTCCGTCACGCCGTTCGCCGATCGTGCCGTGGACCGGGGACTGACCGGTGTCCTCGCCTCCCTCGTCCGCAATCTCAAGCCGGACTACAACCCCAACCGGGGCGCACAGTGGGTGGACCGCCGCGGCGAGGTCGTCAGCCATGCCGTGCGCTCCCTGGAACTGCGCGCCCGGGACGTCCTGGCCGACCAGCACGTCGTCAACGAGGTACGGACCCGGCTCGACGCCCGCCTCGACTACTGGGAGCAGAAGCGCCGCGCACCCGGCGCCGTCCTCGGATACCGCGCGGCCAAGCGGCAGGGCGACGTCGCCCCGCTGCTGCTGGAGCCGGACAGCGGCCCGTGGCGGCTCATGACCTGCCCCACCTCACTGCGCGAGGTGGAACCGCCGATCCGGCTGATCTTCACCGGTGCGACAGGACCGGAACCCGACGAGGAACCGCCCTACGCACCGCGTGTGCAGGACGACGACCACGCCGGCCCGGCCGATGGCGACGACGACCCCTGGGAGAGGACATGA
- a CDS encoding DUF1998 domain-containing protein has product MSSPTTQALRVGELRPSQLLHTYGIGAVTDLPNLSTMVMGLDDWDPVRARVLTEDRLLAAVRRRLGGSVTALRTPPHLPENPADPYGDWTRTGVPVALFPRWLRCSRERCNQLAPASSGLFQLRPNLYRPEKTKYVHTNCGGPGKGQPTALPARFLVACKDGHMDDFPWVYFVHKGDDACDNPTLSLTESGTTGEAANVFVRCTCGAVRSMADAIGQAGESNLPACRGHHPHLGTFAPGGCREFARTMVLGATNSWFASQLKVFSIPRAEEPLTQAVKEHWKLLSPLAAVPADAAKMLLPTQACWPELEQYGADAVWTAITKEAQAVTGEPEEEDEEFDLITPEWRAFTHPRDHALPDFTTVRERRVPDGTAEWLDSVVLVHRLREVSALTGFTRIEAPEWLPDEEVRTRPGAPLSRNDPTWVPCAELRGEGVFLALKERPLADWERRDAVLARERVLQDAHRDWCLARGVEPRWPGIRYVLLHTLAHVLIRQFALDCGYGASGIAERIYARSGPDPMSGILLYTAAPDSEGTLGGLVSLGRRDRLGPAIAQALEEAKLCSSDPMCSEHDPRIHARLHGAACHACLFAAETSCERGNHYLDRALLVETLADDACAFRP; this is encoded by the coding sequence ATGAGCAGCCCCACCACCCAAGCACTCCGTGTGGGCGAACTGCGGCCCAGCCAGCTCCTGCACACCTACGGCATCGGCGCCGTCACCGACCTGCCCAACCTCTCGACCATGGTGATGGGCCTCGACGACTGGGACCCGGTCCGCGCGCGCGTCCTGACCGAGGACCGCCTCCTGGCCGCCGTACGCCGCCGCCTCGGCGGCTCGGTCACCGCCCTGCGCACCCCGCCCCACCTGCCGGAGAACCCCGCCGACCCCTACGGCGACTGGACCAGGACGGGCGTGCCGGTCGCCCTGTTCCCCCGGTGGCTGCGCTGCTCCCGCGAGCGGTGCAACCAGCTGGCACCCGCTTCCAGCGGCCTCTTCCAGCTGCGGCCCAACCTCTACCGGCCGGAGAAGACCAAGTACGTCCACACCAACTGCGGCGGTCCGGGCAAGGGCCAGCCGACGGCCCTGCCCGCCCGGTTCCTGGTCGCCTGCAAGGACGGCCACATGGACGACTTCCCCTGGGTCTACTTCGTCCACAAGGGCGACGACGCCTGCGACAACCCCACCCTGAGCCTGACCGAGTCCGGCACCACCGGCGAAGCCGCCAACGTCTTCGTGCGCTGCACGTGCGGGGCGGTCCGTTCCATGGCGGACGCCATCGGCCAGGCCGGGGAGAGCAACCTGCCGGCCTGCCGCGGCCACCACCCCCACCTCGGCACCTTCGCCCCGGGCGGTTGCCGCGAGTTCGCACGGACGATGGTGCTGGGCGCCACCAACAGCTGGTTCGCCTCGCAACTGAAGGTGTTCAGCATTCCGCGTGCCGAAGAGCCCCTCACTCAGGCGGTCAAGGAACACTGGAAGCTGCTCTCCCCGCTCGCCGCCGTTCCCGCGGACGCCGCGAAGATGCTGCTGCCCACGCAGGCATGCTGGCCCGAGCTGGAGCAGTACGGCGCGGACGCCGTGTGGACGGCCATCACCAAGGAAGCACAAGCGGTCACAGGTGAGCCGGAAGAAGAGGACGAGGAGTTCGACCTCATCACGCCCGAGTGGCGGGCCTTCACTCATCCACGCGACCATGCACTGCCGGACTTCACCACGGTCCGCGAGCGGCGGGTGCCCGACGGGACGGCGGAGTGGCTGGACAGCGTGGTCTTGGTCCACCGACTGCGCGAGGTGTCGGCACTCACCGGCTTCACCCGGATCGAGGCTCCCGAATGGCTGCCGGACGAAGAGGTGCGCACCCGCCCCGGAGCGCCCCTGAGCCGCAACGACCCAACCTGGGTTCCCTGCGCCGAGCTGCGGGGTGAGGGAGTGTTCCTGGCGCTCAAGGAGCGGCCACTCGCCGATTGGGAGCGACGCGACGCGGTGCTCGCCCGGGAAAGGGTCCTCCAGGACGCACACCGGGACTGGTGCCTGGCCCGCGGCGTGGAGCCGCGCTGGCCAGGAATCAGGTACGTGCTTCTGCACACCCTGGCGCACGTGCTGATCCGGCAGTTCGCGCTGGACTGCGGCTACGGCGCCTCGGGCATAGCGGAGCGGATCTATGCCCGCTCCGGCCCCGACCCCATGTCGGGCATCCTGCTCTACACCGCGGCCCCCGACAGCGAGGGAACCCTGGGTGGACTCGTCTCGCTCGGACGCCGTGACCGCCTCGGGCCGGCCATCGCCCAGGCCCTCGAAGAGGCGAAGCTGTGCAGCTCCGACCCGATGTGCTCCGAGCACGATCCGCGCATCCATGCCCGGTTGCACGGCGCGGCGTGCCATGCGTGCCTGTTCGCGGCGGAGACGTCCTGCGAGCGGGGCAACCACTACCTGGACCGGGCACTGCTGGTGGAGACACTGGCGGACGACGCCTGTGCATTCAGGCCATGA
- the drmC gene encoding DISARM system phospholipase D-like protein DrmC: MSRPQPIPGQEGPSGASRAGVPAARSGASSARLPALLAALCERLPEDRRVALERVLEAATGPDDARVSRFAAGESAAGLARQLTDIIHAWRTEAPALTGAGLALALATARSLPRPKPTQVVVSGPLGASVPARLTSGVAMEVIRSATTSLLIASFAAHGARDVVREIGQAVDRGVHVDLLLEESTQAAAAFAALPRGVRIWHRVGAVGVLHAKLIAADRHTALLGSANLTDRALSDNIELGVVLRDPQLVKGLVDHFHWLLTPEHNIMRQV, translated from the coding sequence ATGAGCCGCCCGCAGCCGATTCCCGGCCAGGAAGGGCCGAGCGGAGCGTCCCGGGCAGGCGTCCCGGCCGCTCGCAGTGGCGCGTCCTCCGCTCGCCTGCCCGCTCTTCTCGCCGCCCTCTGCGAACGCCTGCCCGAGGACAGGCGCGTCGCCCTGGAACGCGTCCTGGAAGCGGCCACCGGGCCGGACGACGCCCGGGTCAGCCGCTTCGCCGCCGGGGAATCGGCCGCCGGCCTGGCGCGCCAGCTCACGGACATCATCCATGCCTGGCGCACCGAGGCACCCGCCTTGACCGGAGCCGGACTGGCACTTGCCCTTGCCACGGCCCGGTCACTGCCACGCCCGAAGCCGACCCAGGTCGTGGTCAGCGGGCCCCTCGGCGCATCCGTACCGGCACGGCTGACGAGCGGTGTCGCCATGGAGGTGATCCGCTCCGCAACCACATCACTGCTGATCGCCAGCTTCGCCGCGCACGGCGCTCGGGATGTTGTGCGAGAGATAGGGCAAGCGGTCGACAGAGGCGTCCATGTGGACCTTTTGCTTGAGGAATCCACACAGGCAGCAGCCGCCTTCGCCGCGCTGCCCCGTGGAGTGCGCATCTGGCACCGCGTGGGGGCAGTGGGAGTACTGCACGCCAAACTGATCGCTGCCGACCGGCACACGGCGCTTTTGGGCAGCGCCAATCTCACCGACCGGGCGCTGTCAGACAACATCGAACTCGGTGTGGTGCTCCGTGATCCCCAGCTCGTTAAGGGTCTGGTCGACCATTTTCACTGGTTGCTGACCCCGGAGCACAACATCATGCGTCAGGTGTGA
- the aspS gene encoding aspartate--tRNA ligase, whose amino-acid sequence MHRYRSHTCGQLRASDVGTDVRLSGWLHNRRDLGGILFIDLRDHYGITQLVARPGTEAYEALDKLSKETVVRVDGRVVSRGTENVNPDLPTGEIEIEVGDVEVLGAAAPLPFTINTEDGVNEERRLEYRFLDLRRERMHRNIMLRTAVISAMRQKMSAMGFNEMATPILSATSPEGARDYVVPSRVHPGKFYALPQAPQQFKQLLMISGFDRYFQIAPCFRDEDARADRSPGEFYQLDIEMSFVEQEDVFQPVEKLMTELFEEFGGGRHVTSPFPRIPFREAMAKYGSDKPDLRAKLELVDITDVFEGSEFKAFAGKHVRALPVPAVQDQPRKFFDQLGEFAVSLGAKGLAWVRVGEDGSLSGPIAKFLTEENVAELTKRLSLAPGHAVFFGAGEFDEVSKIMGAVRVEAAKRAGHFEEGVFRFCWIVDFPMYEKDEETGAIDFSHNPFSMPQGGLEALETQDPLDILGWQYDIVCNGVELSSGAIRNHEPEIMLKAFEIAGYDRETVEEKFAGMLRAFRFGAPPHGGIAPGVDRIVMLLADEPNIRETIAFPLNGNAQDLMMGAPTELDETRLRELHLSIRKPQPK is encoded by the coding sequence ATGCATCGGTACAGGTCCCACACCTGCGGCCAGCTCCGCGCTTCTGACGTCGGCACCGACGTCCGGCTGAGTGGCTGGCTGCACAATCGGCGCGACCTGGGCGGCATCCTCTTCATCGATCTGCGCGACCACTACGGCATCACGCAGCTGGTCGCCCGCCCCGGCACCGAGGCGTACGAGGCCCTGGACAAGCTGTCCAAGGAGACCGTGGTCCGCGTGGACGGCCGCGTTGTTTCACGTGGAACCGAGAACGTGAACCCCGACCTGCCCACCGGCGAGATCGAGATCGAGGTCGGCGACGTCGAGGTGCTGGGCGCGGCGGCCCCGCTGCCCTTCACGATCAACACCGAGGACGGGGTCAACGAGGAGCGGCGCCTGGAGTACCGCTTCCTGGACCTGCGCCGCGAGCGCATGCACCGCAACATCATGCTGCGTACGGCGGTCATCTCGGCCATGCGCCAGAAGATGTCGGCGATGGGCTTCAACGAGATGGCTACGCCCATCCTGTCCGCCACCTCCCCCGAGGGCGCACGCGACTACGTCGTCCCCTCCCGTGTGCACCCGGGCAAGTTCTACGCGCTGCCGCAGGCCCCGCAGCAGTTCAAGCAGCTGCTGATGATCTCCGGCTTCGACCGCTACTTCCAGATCGCGCCCTGCTTCCGCGACGAGGACGCCCGTGCGGACCGCTCGCCGGGCGAGTTCTACCAGCTCGACATCGAGATGAGCTTCGTCGAGCAGGAGGACGTCTTCCAGCCGGTCGAGAAGCTGATGACCGAGCTGTTCGAGGAGTTCGGCGGCGGCCGGCACGTCACCTCCCCCTTCCCGCGGATCCCATTCCGCGAGGCGATGGCGAAGTACGGCTCCGACAAGCCGGACCTGCGCGCCAAGCTGGAACTGGTCGACATCACCGACGTCTTCGAGGGCTCGGAGTTCAAGGCGTTCGCCGGCAAGCACGTGCGCGCGCTGCCGGTGCCGGCGGTCCAGGACCAGCCGCGCAAGTTCTTCGACCAGCTCGGCGAGTTCGCCGTCTCGCTCGGCGCGAAGGGCCTGGCCTGGGTCCGCGTGGGTGAGGACGGCTCCCTGTCCGGCCCGATCGCCAAGTTCCTCACCGAGGAGAACGTCGCCGAGCTGACCAAGCGGCTCTCGCTGGCCCCCGGCCACGCGGTCTTCTTCGGCGCGGGCGAGTTCGACGAGGTCTCCAAGATCATGGGCGCGGTCCGGGTGGAGGCGGCCAAGCGCGCCGGCCACTTCGAGGAGGGCGTCTTCCGCTTCTGCTGGATCGTCGACTTCCCGATGTACGAGAAGGACGAGGAGACCGGCGCGATCGACTTCTCGCACAACCCCTTCTCCATGCCGCAGGGCGGGCTCGAGGCCCTGGAGACCCAGGACCCGCTGGACATCCTGGGCTGGCAGTACGACATCGTCTGCAACGGCGTCGAGCTGTCCTCCGGCGCGATCCGGAACCACGAGCCGGAGATCATGCTCAAGGCCTTCGAGATCGCGGGCTACGACCGTGAGACCGTCGAGGAGAAGTTCGCGGGCATGCTCCGCGCGTTCCGCTTCGGCGCCCCGCCGCACGGCGGCATCGCCCCCGGCGTCGACCGCATCGTCATGCTCCTCGCGGACGAGCCGAACATCCGCGAGACGATCGCCTTCCCGCTCAACGGCAACGCCCAGGACCTGATGATGGGCGCCCCGACCGAGCTGGACGAGACCCGCCTGCGCGAGCTGCACCTGAGCATCAGGAAGCCGCAGCCGAAGTAG
- a CDS encoding SpoIIE family protein phosphatase has protein sequence MRTGEPLPSVGDVLAALATGLWHWDTAAGEVTVDAEAARLLGLPAEATTLTEAQTRARLHPVDWNEITGVIPLAVAEGTLAEVRIRIMDEQGNVLRVVRSRSKPSYDPVRQAYELIGTLQEVTEPAPGTSAARSAVTGDWRRSREAFLLDAGRALAEARSTTEVLRVAGGLSMPGFSPDGLVVFGVQGDRLTIIGQHGHQPGDLGPFSHMPLTTGYPAAEVVRTGRAVYLSSPQEYKERYPASWPLARHFGRQSWAFLPLTVAGRPMGAWMAAFAHPVAFTPDERAVLTTVARMLAQALSRAGAAEEERELTEGLQRSMLPSLGPEIPGLRVAARYIPTGGGLQVGGDWYDMIPLPSGRFALVMGDVQGHDVRAAGLMGQLRIALRAYASEGHRPDAVLSRASRFLHGITHDDGAGHPADPRFATCVYAEADPVTGILEIARAGHPDPAIRMADGTVMTRPTAGGLPLGIDPDPDYPTTRFTLEPGETLMICTDGLIETGGHDLDSGWRRLRTILEEHPADDEVDPESLADALVQGVHGPSSHHTTGPLADRREDDIALVLLCRPLEGTVRPAVRRTLLSVAQDEPARIADARRHLSALLHDWGSPEQVDSAVLLVSEMITNVLVHTDTDALLLAEVTGGAGLRRLRVEVTDAGDDLPHKRRPGELASSGRGLILIELLADAWGVEPRGEGKSIWFELYEPGGVSADGPAGAAEEGAA, from the coding sequence ATGCGTACAGGCGAGCCCCTCCCGTCTGTCGGGGACGTCCTAGCCGCCCTCGCGACCGGGCTGTGGCACTGGGACACGGCCGCCGGAGAAGTCACCGTGGACGCGGAGGCCGCGCGGCTGCTCGGTCTGCCCGCGGAGGCGACCACCCTGACGGAGGCCCAGACCCGGGCCCGGCTGCACCCCGTCGACTGGAACGAGATCACCGGAGTGATCCCGCTGGCCGTCGCCGAGGGCACGCTCGCCGAGGTGCGCATACGGATCATGGACGAGCAGGGCAACGTCCTGCGGGTCGTCCGCAGCCGGTCGAAGCCGTCGTACGACCCCGTGCGGCAGGCCTACGAGCTGATCGGCACCCTCCAGGAGGTCACCGAACCGGCCCCCGGCACCTCCGCCGCCCGCAGCGCGGTCACCGGCGACTGGCGGCGCTCGCGGGAGGCGTTCCTGCTGGACGCGGGCCGGGCACTGGCCGAGGCGCGGTCCACCACCGAGGTGCTGCGGGTGGCCGGCGGCCTGTCGATGCCGGGGTTCTCGCCGGACGGCCTCGTGGTGTTCGGGGTGCAGGGCGACCGGCTGACGATCATCGGCCAGCACGGGCACCAGCCCGGCGACCTGGGCCCCTTCTCCCACATGCCGCTGACCACCGGCTATCCGGCCGCCGAGGTCGTCCGCACGGGCCGTGCGGTGTATCTGTCCTCGCCGCAGGAGTACAAGGAGCGCTATCCGGCGTCCTGGCCGCTCGCCCGCCACTTCGGCCGGCAGTCCTGGGCCTTCCTGCCGCTGACCGTGGCCGGACGCCCCATGGGCGCCTGGATGGCGGCGTTCGCCCATCCCGTGGCGTTCACCCCCGACGAACGCGCCGTGCTGACGACCGTGGCCCGGATGCTCGCGCAGGCGCTGTCCCGGGCCGGCGCCGCCGAGGAGGAGCGGGAGCTGACCGAGGGCCTGCAACGGTCCATGCTGCCCTCGCTCGGCCCGGAGATCCCCGGGCTGCGGGTGGCCGCCCGGTACATCCCCACCGGCGGCGGACTCCAGGTCGGCGGCGACTGGTACGACATGATCCCGCTGCCCTCCGGCCGCTTCGCGCTGGTCATGGGCGACGTCCAGGGCCATGACGTACGCGCCGCCGGACTCATGGGCCAGCTGCGCATCGCCCTGCGCGCCTACGCCTCCGAGGGCCACCGCCCGGACGCCGTGCTCTCCCGCGCCTCGAGGTTCCTGCACGGCATCACCCACGACGACGGCGCCGGCCACCCGGCCGACCCGCGCTTCGCGACCTGTGTGTACGCCGAGGCCGACCCGGTGACCGGGATACTGGAGATCGCCCGCGCCGGGCACCCGGACCCGGCGATCCGGATGGCCGACGGCACGGTGATGACGCGGCCCACGGCGGGCGGACTGCCGCTCGGCATCGACCCCGACCCGGACTATCCGACGACCCGGTTCACCCTGGAACCCGGCGAGACGCTGATGATCTGCACCGACGGCCTGATCGAGACCGGCGGGCACGACCTGGACAGCGGCTGGCGCCGGCTGCGGACGATCCTGGAGGAGCATCCGGCAGACGACGAGGTCGATCCGGAGTCGCTGGCCGACGCGCTGGTGCAGGGCGTGCACGGGCCGTCCTCGCACCACACCACCGGGCCGCTGGCCGACCGCCGCGAGGACGACATCGCGCTGGTGCTGCTGTGCCGCCCGCTGGAAGGCACCGTGCGGCCGGCGGTCCGGCGCACCCTGCTGTCGGTGGCGCAGGACGAGCCGGCCCGGATCGCCGACGCCCGCCGGCATCTGAGCGCGCTGCTGCACGACTGGGGCTCGCCCGAGCAGGTCGACTCGGCGGTGCTGCTGGTCTCCGAGATGATCACCAACGTCCTGGTGCACACCGACACCGACGCGCTGCTGCTCGCCGAGGTGACGGGCGGGGCGGGGCTGCGGCGGCTGCGGGTGGAGGTCACCGACGCGGGCGACGACCTGCCGCACAAGCGCCGGCCCGGCGAGCTGGCCTCCTCCGGCCGCGGCCTGATACTGATCGAACTCCTCGCGGACGCCTGGGGGGTGGAGCCGCGGGGCGAGGGCAAGAGCATCTGGTTCGAGCTCTACGAACCGGGCGGCGTCTCGGCGGACGGGCCCGCCGGTGCCGCGGAGGAGGGCGCCGCGTAA
- a CDS encoding nucleotidyl transferase AbiEii/AbiGii toxin family protein has product MNVPEPHHRLLADVVSAGGAYGLVLAGGYAVQAHGLVVRPHANLDFATESSEAMDRIAAAVGAALEARGRRVRAGTVTALTAQLTVVDPPTGEPCAVALHKEAFWQPPELTEYGPALSLEDAVGTKIRALYDRGAAVDLIDARAAAARFSLPDLEALGRRHAHDPFDLPTLQSRLTGTDFYSDGDFLRYGLEEAEVAALRAWAQEWSDDIAERLLEDGASPDIEPDTESGPDAGD; this is encoded by the coding sequence TTGAACGTCCCCGAACCCCACCACCGCCTCCTCGCCGACGTCGTCAGTGCGGGCGGCGCCTACGGGCTGGTGCTCGCCGGTGGATACGCGGTGCAGGCGCACGGTCTGGTGGTGCGCCCGCATGCGAATCTCGACTTCGCCACGGAGAGTTCCGAGGCGATGGACCGGATCGCCGCCGCCGTCGGCGCCGCCCTGGAGGCCCGCGGACGGCGGGTCCGGGCGGGGACGGTCACCGCGCTCACCGCGCAGCTGACGGTCGTCGATCCGCCGACGGGCGAGCCCTGTGCCGTGGCCCTGCACAAGGAAGCCTTCTGGCAGCCGCCGGAGCTGACCGAGTACGGCCCTGCCCTCTCCCTGGAGGACGCCGTCGGCACGAAGATCCGGGCGCTGTACGACCGCGGAGCGGCCGTCGACCTGATCGACGCGCGGGCCGCCGCTGCCCGCTTCTCCCTGCCGGATCTGGAGGCGCTGGGCCGCCGGCACGCCCATGACCCGTTCGATCTGCCGACGCTGCAGTCCCGGCTGACGGGCACGGACTTCTACTCCGACGGGGACTTCCTGCGGTACGGCCTCGAGGAGGCCGAGGTCGCCGCCCTGCGCGCCTGGGCCCAGGAGTGGTCCGACGACATCGCCGAGCGACTGCTCGAAGACGGCGCGTCCCCCGACATCGAGCCGGACACGGAGTCCGGGCCCGACGCGGGGGACTGA